A section of the Larus michahellis chromosome 1, bLarMic1.1, whole genome shotgun sequence genome encodes:
- the BCL2L14 gene encoding apoptosis facilitator Bcl-2-like protein 14, producing MSLPNDVSMEEIPLEDDERDSIEYKILMAYAQRRLSVSKYRKLLKNEANVQKSSSLIRRKAEIDHQRDKKGPTLTAVFQGGVTEQHSKKQSKRKYLPGYCLPFLCGGAAQEKSSTPPVQQGHTEAQPKIILEGNSQHQTSETTDVNHIADKLAKLVTSRSQESPSDVSFKIMSQGLCQEQDDSDPGGETEGEEHDEEKIIRRVVALLRQSGDQLEEKIKKDSAFCQHFKDMLSYTFFERITDLFLEDVSAVSTSEPGGQVQCTKVAFTMEVVTRLTAVDNHPMNLVLGFGLKYLREHFKPWIQDQGGWDKVLTSLDEEEVE from the exons ATGTCTTTGCCAAATGATGTCAGTATGGAAGAAATACCGCTGGAAGATGATGAGCGAGACAGCATAGAATACAAGATCCTAATGGCCTACGCCCAGCGGCGGTTGTCTGTCAGTAAATATAggaaacttctgaaaaatgagGCCAATGTGCAGAAGTCGTCGTCGTTAATCAGGAGAAAAGCGGAGATTGACCACCAAAGGGATAAAAAGGGACCAACACTAACAGCAGTTTTTCAGGGTGGCGTGACTGAACAGCACAGCAAAAAGCAATCGAAAAGAAAGTACTTGCCAGGATATTGTCTGCCTTTTCTCTGCGGCGGAGCAGCTCAGGAAAAGTCTTCAACACCACCAgtgcaacaagggcacactgagGCACAACCTAAGATCATTCTAGAAGGGAATTCTCAGCATCAGACAA GTGAAACAACAGATGTCAACCACATTGCAGACAAACTTGCCAAGCTTGTTACTTCCAGATCCCAGGAATCTCCTTCAGATGTGTCATTCAAGATAATGTCTCaaggcctgtgtcaggaacaagACGATAGTGATCCTGGTGGTGAAACTGAGGGCGAGGAACATG atgaagaaaagataATACGAAGAGTAGTTGCACTGTTAAGACAATCAGGGGACCAACTAGAAGAAAAG ATCAAAAAGGACAGTGCTTTCTGTCAGCATTTTAAAGACATGCTGTCCTACACCTTCTTTGAGAGGATCACTGATTTGTTCCTGGAGGATGTCTCAGCAGTTTCAACAAGTGAGCCAGGAGGTCAAGTACAATGCACAAAAGTTGCCTTTACAATGGAAGTTGTCACCAGACTTACTGCTGTGGACAACCATCCTATGAACCTGGTCTTGGGCTTTGGATTAAAGTACCTTAGAGAACACTTCAAGCCGTGGATTCAGGACCAGGGTGGCTGG GATAAGGTTTTGACTTCACTGGATGAGGAAGAAGTAGAGTGA